A genomic stretch from Mycobacterium cookii includes:
- a CDS encoding prenyltransferase → MTDLKSRSRISSWAYALRTTNPPPDRPVDVVTRWLVVTRAAVLPMTLFAGLVAALLAIGKPGFDWRWLTLAIVGILLAHTANNLMNDLFDTQTGLDSENYPRALYAPHPVLSGLVSRRTLLTAIGLVNLADLAILIVLTWARGWPVVAFALSGFILSVAYTAPPVRLKKRGLGEPDVLVVWGPLMVCGTYYSAVGHVGWEVLVASLPYGLLCTTVLMGKHTDKIPYDEPLGIRTLPVIFGATRARALTLAMMVGFYLLVVVAVLVKAMPWPALLVVLALPRLVKVWPYFRRPPPDEPPADFPVWPLWYAALAWLHVRQAGALLVAGLAIGVLLPGR, encoded by the coding sequence ATGACTGACCTCAAGTCGCGCTCTCGTATCAGCTCCTGGGCATACGCCCTGCGTACCACCAACCCGCCGCCGGACCGCCCGGTCGACGTCGTCACCCGGTGGCTCGTCGTCACCCGCGCCGCGGTGCTGCCGATGACGCTGTTCGCCGGGCTGGTGGCCGCCCTGCTGGCAATCGGGAAGCCGGGTTTTGACTGGCGCTGGCTCACTCTTGCGATCGTCGGAATCCTGTTGGCGCACACCGCAAACAACCTGATGAACGATCTGTTCGACACGCAGACCGGCCTCGACAGCGAGAACTACCCACGCGCCCTCTACGCTCCGCATCCGGTGTTGTCGGGATTGGTCAGCCGCCGCACGCTGCTGACCGCGATCGGCTTGGTCAACCTGGCCGACTTGGCCATCCTGATCGTGCTGACGTGGGCCCGCGGCTGGCCCGTGGTGGCGTTCGCGTTATCCGGCTTCATCCTCAGCGTCGCCTACACCGCGCCGCCGGTGCGGCTCAAGAAACGCGGCCTCGGCGAACCGGACGTCCTGGTGGTGTGGGGCCCGCTGATGGTGTGCGGCACCTACTACTCAGCGGTCGGACACGTCGGCTGGGAGGTCCTGGTGGCGTCACTCCCCTACGGCTTGCTGTGCACGACGGTGCTGATGGGCAAGCACACCGACAAGATCCCCTACGACGAGCCGCTGGGTATCCGCACTCTGCCGGTGATCTTCGGTGCGACCCGCGCCCGCGCGCTCACGCTCGCGATGATGGTCGGCTTCTACCTGCTGGTCGTCGTGGCGGTGCTGGTCAAGGCGATGCCGTGGCCCGCACTGCTGGTCGTGCTGGCGCTGCCCAGGCTGGTCAAGGTGTGGCCGTACTTCCGCCGCCCGCCGCCCGACGAGCCGCCGGCCGACTTTCCGGTGTGGCCGTTGTGGTACGCCGCGTTGGCGTGGCTGCACGTTCGTCAGGCGGGCGCCCTGCTGGTGGCGGGCCTGGCGATCGGTGTGCTGCTGCCGGGCCGGTGA
- a CDS encoding TetR/AcrR family transcriptional regulator, which produces MAQHLPAGTVKTDGRKRRWHQHKVERRNELIDGTIDAIRRRGQYVSMDEIAGEIGVSKTVLYRYFVDKNDLTTAVMMRFAQITLIPNMAKALSSNLDGFDLTREIIRVYVQTVASEPEPYRFVMANNSAGKNKVVADSERIIARMLAVMLRRRMKPAGMDAGGVEPWAYHIVGGVQLATHSWLLDPRMSADELIDYLTMLSWSALCGIVEVGGSLEKFRGQPHPSPIVPPLTD; this is translated from the coding sequence GTGGCACAGCATCTCCCGGCCGGGACGGTAAAGACCGATGGCCGGAAACGACGTTGGCATCAGCACAAGGTCGAGCGCCGCAACGAGTTGATCGACGGAACCATCGACGCGATCCGGCGGCGTGGCCAGTACGTGAGCATGGACGAGATCGCCGGCGAGATCGGCGTCTCCAAGACCGTGCTGTACCGCTACTTCGTGGACAAGAACGACCTGACCACCGCAGTGATGATGCGGTTCGCGCAGATCACACTGATCCCTAATATGGCGAAGGCGCTGTCGTCGAACCTGGACGGCTTCGACCTGACCCGCGAGATCATTCGGGTCTACGTGCAGACGGTGGCCTCCGAGCCGGAGCCGTATCGGTTCGTGATGGCCAACAACTCGGCCGGCAAGAACAAGGTCGTCGCCGATTCCGAGCGGATCATCGCCCGCATGCTCGCTGTGATGCTGCGACGGCGCATGAAGCCCGCGGGGATGGACGCCGGCGGGGTGGAACCGTGGGCGTATCACATCGTCGGCGGCGTCCAGTTGGCCACCCACTCCTGGCTGCTGGACCCGCGGATGAGCGCCGACGAGCTCATCGACTACCTGACCATGCTGAGCTGGAGTGCGTTGTGCGGCATCGTCGAGGTCGGCGGTTCGCTGGAGAAGTTCCGCGGTCAGCCGCATCCGTCGCCAATAGTGCCGCCGCTGACTGACTAG